The Thermococcus thermotolerans genome contains a region encoding:
- a CDS encoding carbamoyltransferase family protein yields the protein MILGIHDGHDAGAVLIDRGRLFAVNEERLNRTKKYRGFPALSMKKVMEMAGAEPEDVEIIAVAGIFRKQKRLLELEENLRTVFGREFKRKVIFVEHHLAHSASAYYTSGWRDALAVSIDAAGDGLSSSIYIARDGEMIRIAQSTYLDSLGDFYASVTELLGFKPMRHEGKVMSLAAYGKPTYDLSSIIELNGLSFDNHLGVIGVEATRKLAELFDYPLRHAKEIALQMKRGKLEGKFQKKAIEIAASAQAHLEKLMEELGLELRSRNLPLAYAGGVAQNVKANAVLRHILGDDNLWVFPAMDDGGLAFGAAVFVNAQFERLDGRWKPARLEHVYLGPAYGPEEVEELLKKEGMEFEEVDVSFITDALVDGKLVGFFQGAMEFGPRALGNRSILADPRNERVKERLNVALKRDVFQPFAPSLLWEKAGEYLEDLGGKPNEFMTMSYTASESFRELAPAVIHVDGTTRPQAVRREINPAYYEIIKAFERKTGLGAVLNTSFNMHGEPIVCSPEDALRTFRKAGLDVLVVEGLAVWRQG from the coding sequence ATGATTCTCGGAATCCACGACGGTCACGACGCCGGTGCGGTGCTCATAGATAGGGGCAGGCTATTTGCCGTCAATGAGGAACGGCTCAACAGAACCAAGAAATACCGGGGCTTTCCTGCCCTGAGCATGAAAAAGGTCATGGAGATGGCCGGAGCAGAACCGGAAGACGTTGAGATTATAGCCGTTGCGGGTATATTCCGGAAGCAGAAACGCCTCCTTGAGCTTGAGGAGAACCTCCGCACTGTTTTTGGGAGGGAGTTCAAGAGGAAAGTAATTTTCGTTGAGCACCATCTCGCTCACTCGGCCTCGGCCTACTATACCTCTGGGTGGAGAGATGCGCTCGCGGTAAGCATTGATGCCGCTGGGGATGGGCTGAGCTCCTCAATTTACATCGCGAGAGACGGCGAGATGATACGAATCGCTCAGAGCACTTACCTAGACTCCCTCGGGGACTTCTACGCCTCCGTTACCGAGCTTTTAGGGTTCAAACCGATGCGCCACGAGGGCAAAGTCATGAGCCTCGCCGCATATGGGAAACCAACCTACGACCTGAGCTCAATAATAGAACTCAACGGGCTAAGCTTCGACAACCATCTCGGGGTAATCGGGGTTGAGGCGACGAGGAAGCTCGCAGAGCTCTTTGATTATCCCCTCAGACACGCCAAGGAGATTGCCCTCCAGATGAAGCGCGGAAAGCTTGAGGGCAAGTTCCAGAAAAAGGCCATAGAGATAGCGGCAAGCGCTCAGGCGCATCTGGAGAAGCTGATGGAGGAGCTCGGGTTGGAGCTGAGGTCGAGGAACCTCCCCCTCGCCTACGCCGGTGGAGTTGCCCAGAACGTAAAGGCCAACGCCGTGCTGAGGCACATTCTTGGGGACGATAACCTCTGGGTCTTCCCGGCGATGGACGATGGGGGCCTGGCCTTTGGAGCGGCGGTCTTTGTGAATGCCCAGTTCGAGAGGCTTGACGGAAGGTGGAAACCCGCCAGGCTGGAGCATGTTTATCTTGGCCCCGCATACGGGCCTGAAGAAGTCGAGGAGCTGTTGAAGAAGGAGGGAATGGAGTTCGAAGAGGTCGATGTTTCTTTCATCACCGATGCCCTCGTTGATGGGAAGCTCGTTGGCTTTTTCCAGGGAGCGATGGAGTTCGGGCCGAGGGCTCTGGGCAACCGCTCAATTCTGGCAGACCCGAGGAACGAGAGGGTCAAGGAGAGGCTCAACGTTGCCCTGAAGCGCGACGTCTTCCAGCCATTCGCGCCTTCCCTGCTATGGGAGAAAGCAGGGGAATACCTTGAAGACCTCGGAGGAAAGCCCAACGAGTTCATGACGATGAGCTACACCGCGAGCGAAAGTTTTAGGGAGCTTGCCCCCGCTGTCATTCACGTGGACGGCACAACGAGGCCGCAGGCGGTGAGGAGGGAGATCAACCCAGCTTACTACGAAATCATCAAAGCCTTCGAGCGGAAGACCGGCCTGGGTGCGGTTCTAAATACCAGCTTTAACATGCACGGCGAGCCGATAGTCTGCTCGCCTGAGGATGCGCTGAGGACGTTCAGGAAAGCCGGACTGGACGTGCTGGTGGTTGAAGGGCTCGCGGTGTGGAGACAAGGTTAA
- a CDS encoding AbrB/MazE/SpoVT family DNA-binding domain-containing protein, with amino-acid sequence MGVTKVTRNYQITIPAEIRKALGIKEGELLEVHLEGDRIVLKRLERKRKRLRLRRKLTPKDIEKAIEEGMKECAE; translated from the coding sequence ATGGGCGTTACCAAAGTAACCCGAAACTACCAGATAACAATTCCAGCAGAGATAAGGAAGGCGCTCGGCATAAAGGAGGGGGAGCTCCTCGAAGTTCACCTTGAAGGCGACAGGATAGTCCTGAAAAGGCTGGAGAGGAAGAGAAAAAGGCTCAGACTAAGAAGGAAGCTCACTCCCAAGGACATCGAGAAGGCCATCGAGGAGGGCATGAAGGAATGCGCGGAGTGA
- a CDS encoding PIN domain-containing protein: protein MRGVIDTNVLIYDTFEDSEFHGEAERILESLDAWYVPTIVLQEFAWFFRNEGFSADETWEVLRGYLDDPRFRGLNDDSQIVKKAFEILKVEKLSLSRFNDAMILVHAVEKGVLVTFDSKFRKLAERRGVKVLP, encoded by the coding sequence ATGCGCGGAGTGATAGACACGAACGTTCTGATATACGACACCTTCGAGGACTCCGAGTTTCACGGCGAGGCTGAGAGGATTCTCGAATCGCTGGACGCGTGGTACGTGCCGACGATAGTCCTCCAAGAGTTTGCTTGGTTCTTCAGGAATGAGGGGTTTTCCGCCGATGAGACGTGGGAAGTTCTGAGGGGATACCTCGATGACCCAAGGTTCAGGGGGCTCAACGATGATTCACAAATCGTGAAAAAGGCTTTTGAGATACTAAAGGTTGAGAAACTTTCCCTCTCCCGCTTCAACGACGCGATGATTTTAGTCCATGCCGTTGAGAAGGGTGTTTTGGTGACGTTCGATTCAAAGTTCAGGAAATTAGCCGAGAGAAGGGGCGTTAAAGTCCTCCCGTAG
- a CDS encoding pyridoxal phosphate-dependent aminotransferase: MALSDRLELVNPSEIRKLFDLAQGVEELISLGIGEPDFDTPEHIKEYAKEALDKGMTHYGPNAGLMMLREALAWKLKEQNGIDADPKTQIMVTVGANQAFLMGFAAFLREGEEVLIPSPMFVSYAPAVILAGGKPVEVPTYEENEFRLSVDDLEKHVSEKTRALIINSPNNPTGAVLTRKDLEEIADFAVEHDLIVFSDEVYEHFVYDGARNYSIASLDGMFERTLTINGFSKTFAMTGWRLGFVVAPEWIIERMTRFQMYNSTCPVTFAQYAAAKALKDERSWKAVEEMRREYERRRNLVWKRLNEMGLPTVKPRGAFYIFPRVKDTGLTSKEFSELMLLEAKVAVVPGSAFGSAGEGYIRISYATAYEQLEEAMDRMEKVLREKKLV; this comes from the coding sequence ATGGCGCTGAGCGACAGGCTGGAACTCGTTAACCCTTCTGAAATTAGGAAGCTCTTTGACCTCGCTCAGGGTGTTGAAGAGTTAATCTCACTGGGCATCGGTGAGCCTGACTTTGATACTCCCGAGCACATCAAGGAATACGCAAAAGAGGCCCTCGACAAGGGAATGACGCATTATGGCCCGAATGCTGGACTGATGATGCTCAGGGAAGCCTTGGCGTGGAAGCTCAAGGAGCAGAACGGCATCGATGCTGACCCCAAGACTCAAATCATGGTAACCGTTGGCGCTAACCAGGCGTTTCTGATGGGGTTCGCGGCCTTTCTCCGGGAGGGAGAGGAAGTCCTGATTCCAAGCCCGATGTTCGTCAGCTACGCCCCGGCGGTTATTCTCGCCGGAGGAAAGCCCGTTGAGGTGCCGACCTACGAGGAGAACGAATTCAGGCTGAGCGTTGACGACCTCGAAAAGCACGTTAGCGAAAAGACAAGGGCGCTCATCATAAACTCCCCCAACAACCCGACCGGTGCGGTTCTCACCAGGAAGGACCTCGAGGAGATAGCCGACTTTGCTGTGGAGCACGACCTCATAGTCTTCAGCGATGAAGTTTATGAGCACTTCGTTTATGATGGTGCCAGAAACTACAGCATAGCCTCCCTCGACGGAATGTTCGAGCGCACCCTCACAATCAACGGCTTTTCCAAGACCTTCGCCATGACCGGCTGGCGCCTCGGGTTTGTCGTAGCTCCGGAATGGATAATCGAGAGAATGACCCGCTTCCAGATGTACAACTCGACCTGTCCGGTTACCTTCGCACAGTATGCAGCTGCAAAAGCTCTGAAGGACGAGCGCAGCTGGAAGGCAGTCGAGGAGATGAGGAGGGAGTACGAACGCAGGAGGAACCTCGTTTGGAAGAGACTCAACGAGATGGGACTTCCGACGGTCAAGCCCAGGGGAGCGTTCTACATCTTCCCGCGCGTGAAGGACACTGGTCTTACCAGCAAGGAGTTCAGCGAGCTGATGCTCCTGGAGGCCAAGGTTGCAGTCGTTCCGGGCTCGGCGTTCGGAAGTGCCGGAGAGGGCTACATCAGGATAAGCTACGCAACGGCGTATGAACAGCTCGAAGAGGCCATGGACAGGATGGAGAA